From a single Paraburkholderia edwinii genomic region:
- a CDS encoding oxidoreductase-like domain-containing protein: MTPTVGARVNAGASRSRRQTTPTVRDDDPRPEPPVRPSADDCCRSGCDPCVFDLYNEALERYHAALAAWEKRHGPRAR, translated from the coding sequence GTGACGCCGACGGTGGGTGCAAGGGTGAATGCCGGAGCGAGCAGGTCGCGACGCCAGACCACACCGACGGTGCGCGACGACGATCCGCGGCCCGAACCGCCCGTACGTCCATCTGCGGACGACTGCTGCCGCAGCGGCTGCGACCCCTGTGTGTTCGATCTGTACAATGAGGCGCTGGAGCGCTATCACGCCGCGCTCGCCGCGTGGGAAAAGCGGCATGGCCCGCGTGCGCGATAG
- the gndA gene encoding NADP-dependent phosphogluconate dehydrogenase, which translates to MGKQAIGVVGLAVMGRNLALNIESRGHAVSVFNRTREKTDELIAEFPDRKLVPTFTMEEFVASLEKPRRILLMVKAGAPTDATIAALQPLLEKGDILIDGGNTHFTDTIRRNQDLAKAGLHFIGTGVSGGEEGALKGPSIMPGGQRDAYDLVAPILTEIAAKAPDDGEPCVAYMGPDGAGHFVKMVHNGIEYGDMQLIAESYAVLKQVLGLSNEELGRVYTEWNKGELDSYLIEITSKIFSKKDDVTGKDLVDIILDRAAQKGTGKWTSQNALDLGAPLPLITEAVFARVLSSLKDQRVAASKVLEGPKTKPFASDREAFVEAVRRALYFSKVISYAQGFAQLRAASEEYKWDLDYGTIAKIFRAGCIIRARFLQKITDAYKKDKALANLLLDPYFRDIAANYQGALRDVVTAAIAAGVPVPAFSSAIAYFDGYRSERLPANLVQAQRDFFGAHTFERIDKAGSFHAEWA; encoded by the coding sequence ATGGGCAAACAGGCAATCGGCGTAGTGGGGCTAGCGGTCATGGGCCGCAATCTGGCGCTCAACATCGAAAGCCGCGGTCACGCGGTTTCCGTGTTCAACCGGACGCGCGAGAAAACCGACGAACTGATCGCCGAGTTTCCCGACCGCAAGCTGGTGCCGACTTTCACAATGGAAGAATTTGTCGCGTCGCTTGAAAAACCGCGCCGCATTCTGCTGATGGTCAAGGCCGGCGCGCCGACCGATGCAACGATCGCCGCGCTGCAGCCGCTGCTTGAAAAAGGCGACATTCTGATCGACGGCGGCAACACGCATTTCACCGACACGATCCGCCGCAATCAGGATCTCGCGAAAGCGGGGCTGCATTTCATCGGCACGGGCGTGTCGGGTGGCGAGGAAGGCGCACTGAAAGGCCCGTCGATCATGCCGGGCGGCCAGCGCGATGCGTACGACCTCGTGGCGCCGATCCTTACCGAAATCGCCGCGAAGGCGCCTGACGACGGCGAGCCGTGCGTCGCGTATATGGGACCGGACGGCGCGGGGCACTTCGTGAAAATGGTGCACAACGGCATCGAATATGGCGATATGCAGCTGATCGCCGAGAGCTACGCGGTGCTCAAGCAGGTGCTCGGGCTGTCGAACGAGGAACTGGGCCGCGTCTATACCGAGTGGAACAAGGGCGAACTCGACAGCTATCTGATCGAAATCACGTCGAAGATCTTCAGCAAGAAGGACGACGTGACTGGAAAGGACCTCGTCGACATCATTCTCGATCGCGCCGCGCAAAAGGGCACGGGCAAGTGGACGAGCCAGAATGCGCTCGATCTCGGCGCACCGCTGCCGCTGATTACCGAAGCTGTATTTGCGCGCGTGCTGTCGTCGCTGAAGGACCAGCGCGTCGCCGCGAGCAAGGTGCTTGAAGGGCCGAAGACGAAGCCGTTTGCGAGCGACCGCGAAGCGTTTGTCGAAGCGGTGCGCCGCGCGCTGTACTTCAGCAAGGTGATTTCGTACGCACAGGGCTTTGCGCAATTGCGCGCGGCGTCCGAAGAGTACAAGTGGGATCTCGACTACGGCACGATCGCGAAGATTTTCCGGGCGGGGTGCATCATCCGCGCGCGCTTCCTGCAGAAGATCACCGATGCCTATAAGAAGGACAAGGCGTTGGCGAATCTGCTGCTCGACCCGTACTTCCGCGATATCGCGGCGAACTATCAGGGCGCGCTGCGCGATGTCGTGACGGCGGCAATCGCGGCGGGCGTGCCGGTGCCGGCGTTCTCGTCGGCGATCGCGTACTTCGACGGCTATCGCTCCGAGCGGCTGCCGGCGAATCTCGTGCAGGCGCAACGCGACTTCTTCGGCGCGCATACGTTCGAGCGCATCGACAAGGCGGGCAGCTTCCACGCTGAATGGGCGTAA
- a CDS encoding pyridoxamine 5'-phosphate oxidase family protein, giving the protein MSTLTTLEALEAIYGAPHERSVRKEITFVNEDYRAFIEYAPLVMVATSGPEGLDCSPRGDAPGFVRIVDEHTLAIPDRVGNNRIDSLRNIVANPQVGLLFIVPGVGETLRVNGRARISVDDELLDSFAVNGKRPRTVLIVDIDAVYYHCSKALVRSKLWDPSRHVERSRLPSAGEIHRRLNGPSFDAEAYDLDLVERLRTSLY; this is encoded by the coding sequence ATGTCGACGCTGACAACGCTCGAAGCCCTCGAAGCAATTTACGGCGCGCCGCACGAACGCTCGGTGCGCAAGGAAATCACGTTCGTCAACGAAGACTATCGCGCGTTTATCGAGTACGCGCCGCTCGTCATGGTCGCCACGAGCGGCCCCGAAGGGCTCGACTGTTCGCCGCGCGGCGATGCACCAGGCTTCGTGCGCATCGTCGACGAACACACGCTGGCGATTCCGGACCGCGTCGGCAATAACCGCATCGACAGCCTGCGCAATATCGTCGCGAATCCGCAGGTCGGCTTGCTGTTTATCGTGCCGGGCGTCGGCGAGACGCTGCGCGTGAACGGCCGTGCGCGCATCAGCGTCGATGACGAACTGCTCGACAGCTTTGCGGTGAACGGCAAACGGCCTCGCACCGTGCTGATCGTCGATATCGACGCGGTCTACTATCACTGCTCGAAGGCGCTCGTGCGTTCGAAACTGTGGGATCCGTCGCGCCATGTCGAGCGTTCGCGGCTGCCGAGCGCAGGCGAGATCCATCGCCGGCTGAACGGCCCGTCGTTCGACGCAGAGGCCTACGATCTCGATCTCGTGGAAAGACTGCGCACGAGCCTTTACTGA
- a CDS encoding NAD-dependent protein deacetylase: MTELAAPPIEPDTLHALHDFVARYPRLFVLTGAGISTDSGIPGYRDENGQWKRSPPITLQEFLGADASRRRYWARSMVGWPVVGEAQPNAAHHALARLEAAGHITALVTQNVDGLHQRAGSTNVIELHGSIGAVTCLDCGTQHTRASIQQILEAENPALLEAEAEPAADGDAHLEWHALDTFRVPACTHCGGLLKPSVVFFGESVPRERVDAAARALDESDAVLVVGSSLMVYSGYRFCVWAQQKGKPIAAINLGLTRADPLLSLKITAPCAETLIALAARLAID, translated from the coding sequence ATGACAGAACTTGCCGCCCCGCCGATCGAACCTGACACCCTCCATGCGCTGCACGACTTCGTCGCGCGCTATCCGCGCCTGTTCGTCTTGACAGGCGCCGGCATCAGCACCGATTCCGGCATTCCCGGCTATCGCGACGAAAACGGTCAATGGAAGCGCTCGCCGCCGATCACGCTGCAGGAGTTTCTCGGCGCTGATGCGTCGCGGCGCCGTTATTGGGCGCGCAGCATGGTCGGCTGGCCGGTGGTCGGCGAGGCGCAGCCGAACGCCGCGCACCATGCGCTCGCGCGGCTCGAAGCGGCCGGGCATATCACGGCGCTCGTGACGCAAAACGTCGACGGTTTGCATCAACGCGCCGGCAGTACGAATGTGATCGAACTGCACGGCAGTATCGGCGCGGTGACGTGTCTCGATTGCGGTACGCAGCATACGCGCGCATCGATTCAACAAATACTCGAAGCGGAAAACCCCGCGCTGCTCGAAGCGGAAGCGGAACCCGCCGCGGATGGCGACGCGCATCTCGAATGGCACGCGCTCGATACGTTTCGCGTGCCGGCCTGCACGCATTGCGGCGGGTTACTGAAACCGTCGGTGGTGTTCTTCGGCGAAAGCGTGCCGCGCGAGCGCGTCGATGCGGCGGCGCGCGCGCTCGATGAATCGGATGCGGTGCTCGTCGTCGGATCGTCGTTGATGGTGTATTCGGGTTATCGCTTTTGCGTGTGGGCGCAGCAGAAGGGCAAGCCGATCGCCGCGATCAATCTCGGGCTCACGCGCGCGGACCCGTTGCTGTCGCTGAAAATCACGGCGCCGTGCGCCGAAACGTTGATCGCGCTGGCGGCGCGGCTCGCGATCGATTGA
- a CDS encoding MFS transporter — MSTGLRFALVAIMLSVSLASIDTAIANTALPAIGADLHAKPAASVWIINAYQLAMVSTLLPLAALGDIIGHRRVYISGIALFTVASLGCALSPSLVFLAIARVAQGVGAAAIMGVNSALIQTLYPPHRLGRGLGLNALVVGVSFAAGPTVASLILSVADWPWLFAVNVPLGILAISFALPGLPKTARGKHQFDPVAAVLNVVMFAALIFALAEATQRASTPVVLTAAAIALVFGALMVKREAGHPAPMLPVDLFKRPVFTLSAVTAVCSFAAQGLAFVSLPFYFETVLQRSQVETGFLMTPWSVVVAIAAPFAGRMSDRYPPGLLGAIGLAVLSAGMVSLALLPPHPSVLDITLRMCLCGAGFGFFQSPNLKAIMASAPRERSGGASGIIATARLLGQTTGAALVALSFGVAGRHGPTVALATGAVFAGAASIVSGLRLFAPSHRAKQREGAETLSQSPQPQPAQPYTQAVASVKPVNQRAK; from the coding sequence ATGTCGACCGGCCTGCGCTTCGCGCTCGTCGCGATCATGCTGTCCGTCTCGCTCGCGTCGATCGACACCGCGATCGCCAACACCGCGCTACCGGCCATTGGCGCCGATTTGCACGCGAAACCGGCGGCGTCGGTGTGGATCATCAACGCGTATCAGCTCGCGATGGTCTCGACGCTGCTGCCGCTCGCCGCGCTCGGCGACATCATCGGCCATCGGCGTGTGTATATCAGCGGCATTGCGCTTTTCACCGTGGCTTCGCTGGGCTGCGCGCTGTCGCCGAGTCTCGTGTTTCTCGCCATCGCGCGCGTCGCGCAGGGGGTCGGCGCCGCGGCCATCATGGGCGTCAATTCGGCGTTGATTCAAACGCTTTATCCGCCGCATCGGCTCGGGCGCGGGCTCGGCCTGAACGCGCTCGTCGTCGGCGTGTCGTTCGCCGCGGGTCCGACGGTCGCTTCGCTGATTCTGTCGGTGGCGGACTGGCCCTGGCTATTCGCGGTCAACGTGCCGCTCGGCATCCTCGCCATTTCGTTTGCGCTGCCTGGCTTGCCCAAAACCGCGCGCGGCAAGCATCAGTTCGATCCGGTCGCGGCGGTGCTCAACGTCGTCATGTTTGCCGCGCTGATTTTCGCGCTCGCGGAAGCGACGCAGCGCGCGTCGACGCCGGTCGTACTGACCGCGGCGGCCATTGCGCTCGTGTTTGGCGCGTTGATGGTGAAGCGCGAGGCGGGACACCCGGCGCCGATGCTGCCCGTCGATCTGTTCAAGCGACCGGTGTTCACGCTGTCGGCGGTGACCGCGGTCTGTTCGTTCGCGGCGCAAGGGCTCGCGTTCGTGTCGCTGCCGTTTTACTTCGAAACGGTTCTGCAGCGCAGTCAGGTTGAAACGGGTTTTCTGATGACGCCGTGGTCGGTGGTCGTGGCGATCGCCGCGCCGTTCGCCGGCCGGATGTCGGACCGCTATCCGCCAGGTCTGCTCGGCGCGATCGGTCTTGCCGTGCTGAGCGCGGGCATGGTGTCGCTCGCGCTGCTGCCGCCGCATCCGTCGGTGCTCGACATCACGCTACGGATGTGTCTGTGCGGTGCCGGCTTCGGCTTTTTCCAGTCGCCGAACCTCAAGGCGATTATGGCGAGCGCGCCGCGCGAACGCAGCGGCGGCGCCAGCGGCATCATCGCGACCGCGCGCCTGCTCGGGCAGACCACGGGCGCCGCGCTCGTCGCGTTGAGCTTCGGCGTTGCGGGTCGTCATGGGCCGACCGTCGCGCTCGCGACAGGCGCCGTATTCGCAGGCGCCGCGAGTATCGTCAGCGGCTTGCGGCTGTTCGCGCCGTCGCATCGCGCGAAGCAACGCGAGGGCGCCGAAACGCTGTCGCAGTCTCCGCAGCCGCAGCCCGCGCAGCCTTATACGCAAGCCGTGGCATCGGTGAAACCGGTCAATCAGCGCGCGAAATAA
- a CDS encoding FCD domain-containing protein, which yields MSTPASPFTIKRQRLFDQVAQHLEAMILSGEVGVGDALPSERELMERFGVGRPAVREALLWLNKKGLISVSAGERARVVEPDPSELLEHLSGAALLFASTPRGMQQFQQTRLFTEVALAREACRWTSVDDLKRLEQLLRDNEAAADNMDTFARTDDAFHFGIASLAHNPLIDALYRSVLSVLQNQRYTSLRHHDALSAAIDCHARIFDAIAARDPDRAEQVMRTHLTHVEAFYWDVRGKHAPRPQGAAVDDVAQPPEKTGKKKE from the coding sequence ATGTCCACACCCGCCTCCCCGTTCACGATCAAACGCCAGCGCCTGTTCGATCAGGTCGCCCAGCATCTGGAAGCGATGATCCTGTCGGGCGAAGTCGGCGTGGGCGATGCTTTGCCCTCCGAACGTGAGCTGATGGAACGCTTCGGTGTCGGCCGGCCAGCCGTGCGCGAGGCGCTCCTGTGGCTCAACAAGAAGGGATTGATTTCGGTGAGCGCGGGCGAGCGCGCGCGTGTCGTCGAGCCCGACCCAAGCGAGCTGCTCGAGCATCTGTCGGGGGCGGCGCTGCTCTTCGCATCGACGCCGCGCGGCATGCAGCAGTTTCAGCAAACGAGGCTTTTCACGGAAGTGGCGCTCGCGCGCGAAGCCTGCCGATGGACGTCGGTCGACGACCTCAAGCGTCTCGAGCAACTGCTGCGCGACAATGAAGCGGCCGCGGACAACATGGACACGTTCGCGAGAACCGACGACGCGTTTCACTTCGGTATTGCGAGCCTCGCGCACAATCCGCTGATCGACGCGCTGTATCGCAGCGTGCTTAGCGTGCTGCAGAACCAGCGCTATACATCGCTGCGGCATCACGATGCGCTGTCCGCGGCAATCGACTGCCACGCACGCATTTTCGATGCGATCGCCGCGCGCGATCCGGACCGGGCCGAGCAGGTCATGCGCACGCATCTGACCCATGTCGAAGCGTTTTACTGGGATGTGCGAGGCAAGCACGCGCCGCGTCCGCAAGGCGCGGCAGTGGACGATGTCGCGCAGCCCCCGGAAAAAACCGGCAAGAAAAAAGAATAG
- the ltaE gene encoding low-specificity L-threonine aldolase — protein sequence MIDLRSDTVTRPGKAMLAAMASAEVGDDVWGDDPTVLRLQATVAERAGKEAGLFFPSGTQSNLAALMAHCARGDEYIVGQAAHTYKYEGGGAAVLGSIQPQPLENALDGSLPLDKIAAAIKPIDNHFARTRLLALENTIGGKVLLAGYVAEATQFARSRGLATHLDGARVCNAAVASQKPIEALCAPFDSVSICFSKGLGAPVGSVLVGSKALLESAHRWRKVLGGGMRQAGVLAAACLYALEHHVERLAEDHDNAAHLAAGLAQIGGIKVQSQATNMVFAHIPQEHCAPLEAFLKERGILTQMLYASRFVTHMDVSRADIDTFLAAVKDYFAR from the coding sequence ATGATCGATTTGCGCAGCGATACCGTTACCCGGCCGGGCAAGGCCATGCTCGCCGCGATGGCGTCGGCCGAAGTTGGCGACGACGTCTGGGGCGACGACCCGACCGTCCTGCGCCTGCAGGCGACCGTCGCCGAGCGCGCCGGCAAGGAGGCGGGGCTGTTCTTCCCGAGCGGCACGCAAAGCAACCTCGCGGCCTTGATGGCGCATTGCGCGCGCGGCGACGAATATATCGTCGGCCAGGCCGCGCACACGTACAAGTACGAAGGCGGCGGCGCGGCGGTGCTCGGCAGCATCCAGCCGCAGCCGCTCGAAAACGCGCTCGACGGATCGTTGCCGCTCGACAAGATCGCCGCGGCGATCAAGCCGATCGACAATCACTTCGCGCGCACGCGTCTGCTTGCGCTGGAAAACACGATCGGCGGCAAGGTGCTGCTCGCGGGCTACGTTGCCGAGGCGACCCAGTTCGCACGCAGTCGCGGGCTCGCGACGCATCTGGACGGCGCGCGCGTCTGCAACGCGGCGGTCGCGTCGCAAAAGCCGATCGAGGCGCTGTGCGCGCCGTTCGACTCGGTGTCGATCTGCTTTTCGAAGGGGCTTGGTGCGCCGGTCGGTTCGGTGCTGGTCGGCAGCAAGGCGCTGCTCGAGAGCGCGCATCGCTGGCGCAAGGTGCTTGGCGGCGGCATGCGGCAAGCGGGTGTGCTCGCGGCCGCTTGCCTGTACGCGCTCGAGCATCACGTCGAGCGTCTCGCCGAAGATCACGACAACGCTGCGCATCTGGCCGCCGGCCTCGCGCAGATCGGCGGGATCAAGGTTCAGTCGCAGGCCACCAACATGGTGTTCGCGCACATTCCGCAGGAGCATTGCGCGCCGCTCGAAGCCTTCCTGAAAGAGCGCGGCATCCTGACGCAAATGTTGTACGCGTCGCGCTTCGTCACGCATATGGACGTGTCGCGTGCCGATATCGACACGTTTCTCGCCGCCGTGAAGGATTATTTCGCGCGCTGA
- a CDS encoding cupin: protein MKIIRSRSFTAERPWGALDIANMNGITTRLHWTDQPYKWHINDGEEVFAVLDGRVEMRYRENGVEQSTMLDTGDVFHASVGTEHVAYPVGEARILVVESEGSV from the coding sequence ATGAAGATCATTCGCAGCCGCAGCTTTACCGCTGAACGCCCTTGGGGTGCGCTCGATATCGCGAACATGAACGGCATCACGACGCGTCTGCATTGGACCGATCAACCATACAAGTGGCATATCAACGACGGCGAAGAAGTGTTCGCGGTGCTCGATGGCCGCGTCGAAATGCGCTACCGCGAAAACGGCGTCGAACAGTCGACGATGCTTGACACCGGAGATGTATTTCATGCGTCGGTCGGCACTGAGCACGTCGCGTACCCGGTGGGCGAGGCGCGTATTCTCGTCGTCGAATCAGAAGGCAGTGTCTAG
- a CDS encoding SMP-30/gluconolactonase/LRE family protein — translation MAYFEAIDPRFMQYIIPVCALETLHTGMRWAEGPVYFADGRYLLLSDIPNNRMLRWEEETGEVSVFRYPSGFSNGNTRDRQGRLVSCEHGNRRVTRTEPDGTITVLAERVGGKRLNSPNDVVIKSDGSVWFTDPPYGILTDYEGHKAESEIGGCHVYRCDPQTGEIAAVTDDFVKPNGLAFSADERQLFIADSGRSHAPDAPHHIRVFDVTDGGKLTNGRVFATIDPGVPDGFRLDEDGNLWVAAGDGVHCIDASGKLIGKILTPETVANVTFGGPKRNRLFIAATSALHAVFVNTRGVQIP, via the coding sequence ATGGCTTATTTCGAAGCGATCGATCCGCGCTTCATGCAGTACATCATTCCGGTGTGCGCACTGGAGACGCTCCATACGGGCATGCGTTGGGCCGAGGGTCCGGTGTACTTCGCGGATGGCCGCTATCTGCTGCTCAGCGATATTCCGAACAACCGGATGCTGCGCTGGGAAGAAGAGACCGGAGAGGTCAGCGTATTCCGCTATCCGTCGGGCTTTTCAAACGGCAATACGCGCGACCGTCAGGGGCGGCTCGTCAGTTGCGAACACGGCAACCGGCGCGTCACGCGCACCGAACCGGATGGCACGATCACGGTGCTCGCCGAGCGCGTGGGCGGCAAGCGGCTGAATTCGCCGAACGATGTGGTGATCAAGTCCGACGGCAGCGTCTGGTTTACCGATCCGCCCTACGGCATTCTGACCGACTACGAAGGGCACAAGGCCGAGAGTGAAATAGGCGGATGCCACGTGTATCGCTGCGATCCGCAAACGGGCGAAATCGCGGCCGTCACCGACGATTTCGTCAAGCCCAACGGGCTCGCGTTTTCCGCGGATGAACGCCAGCTGTTCATCGCGGATTCCGGCCGCTCGCACGCACCCGACGCGCCGCATCACATTCGCGTGTTCGACGTGACGGATGGCGGGAAACTGACGAACGGTCGCGTGTTTGCGACGATCGATCCGGGCGTGCCCGACGGCTTCCGGCTCGACGAGGACGGTAACCTGTGGGTGGCCGCCGGCGACGGTGTGCACTGCATCGACGCGTCGGGAAAATTGATTGGCAAGATCCTGACACCCGAGACTGTGGCCAATGTGACGTTCGGCGGACCGAAGCGTAACCGCCTGTTCATCGCGGCGACCTCTGCCTTGCATGCGGTATTCGTCAACACTCGCGGTGTTCAGATACCTTAA
- a CDS encoding DUF938 domain-containing protein, whose product MTSTDSTHRTADLREHSPSAERNRDAILAVLRTVLPSRGTVLEIASGTGQHAIHFAAAFPDLDWQPSDADPGARASIEAWTTLSGLTNIRPPLDLDVCRTPWGIEAAQAMLCLNMIHISPWAATEGLIDGASRVLGERGAVLFLYGPYRRNGAHTSPSNEAFDQHLKARNPAWGVRDMEAVVQLADTAGFACDEPIAMPANNFSLVFRKR is encoded by the coding sequence ATGACGTCCACCGATTCGACCCACCGCACTGCCGACTTACGCGAGCACTCGCCGTCGGCCGAGCGCAATCGCGATGCGATTCTCGCCGTGCTGCGCACGGTGTTGCCGTCACGCGGCACTGTGCTCGAAATCGCAAGCGGCACAGGCCAGCATGCGATTCACTTCGCCGCGGCGTTTCCCGATCTCGACTGGCAGCCGAGCGACGCGGACCCCGGTGCGCGCGCATCGATCGAGGCATGGACGACGCTGAGCGGTCTGACGAATATCCGGCCGCCGCTCGATCTCGACGTTTGCCGCACGCCATGGGGCATCGAAGCGGCGCAAGCCATGCTCTGCCTCAACATGATCCATATCTCGCCGTGGGCGGCCACCGAAGGCTTGATCGACGGCGCATCGCGGGTGCTCGGCGAGCGCGGTGCGGTGCTGTTCCTGTACGGCCCATACCGGCGCAACGGCGCGCATACGTCACCGTCCAACGAAGCCTTCGATCAGCACCTGAAGGCTCGCAACCCGGCATGGGGCGTGCGCGACATGGAGGCGGTCGTGCAGCTTGCCGACACGGCGGGGTTCGCGTGCGACGAGCCGATTGCGATGCCTGCGAACAACTTCAGCCTCGTGTTCCGCAAACGCTGA
- a CDS encoding peptidoglycan DD-metalloendopeptidase family protein: protein MTGKWHTAHTQVWMRRVFLSMTTMLAACSSFTPPWESTPPPTTIGARTTGGAASTGVPAGFYRVNPGDTLQSIAGAFGQRPQDIATWNGMSTETLVTPGQVLRVSPPSLTPGAGAVPPVGAPQAPSSAAAQQGVLTWPLRGPILKRFVPGKTNGIVIGARVGETVRAAAGGRVVYAGTGIPAYGPLVIIKHNDSLITAYGQNSKLLVQEGEAVTQGQPVAEAGQDSNGVGSIQFEVRQDGRPADPLAWLPR, encoded by the coding sequence ATGACCGGCAAGTGGCATACCGCACATACGCAAGTCTGGATGCGTCGGGTTTTCCTTTCGATGACGACGATGCTCGCCGCATGCTCGTCGTTTACGCCGCCGTGGGAGAGCACGCCGCCGCCCACCACCATTGGCGCGCGAACCACCGGCGGCGCCGCGTCGACCGGCGTGCCGGCGGGGTTCTATCGCGTGAATCCCGGCGATACGCTGCAAAGCATCGCGGGCGCGTTCGGCCAGCGTCCGCAAGATATCGCGACCTGGAACGGCATGAGCACGGAGACGTTGGTCACGCCGGGCCAGGTGTTGCGCGTGTCGCCGCCGTCGCTCACACCGGGCGCGGGCGCGGTGCCGCCTGTCGGCGCGCCGCAGGCGCCTTCGTCGGCCGCCGCGCAGCAGGGTGTCCTGACATGGCCATTGCGCGGGCCGATACTGAAGCGCTTCGTGCCCGGCAAGACGAACGGCATCGTGATCGGCGCGCGCGTCGGCGAAACGGTCAGGGCGGCCGCAGGCGGGCGCGTGGTCTATGCGGGCACTGGCATTCCCGCGTACGGGCCGCTCGTCATCATCAAACATAACGATTCGCTGATCACCGCGTATGGTCAGAACAGCAAGCTGCTCGTGCAGGAAGGCGAGGCCGTCACGCAAGGCCAGCCGGTCGCCGAGGCCGGTCAGGACAGCAACGGCGTCGGCTCGATCCAGTTCGAAGTGCGCCAGGACGGCCGCCCGGCCGATCCGCTTGCATGGCTGCCGCGCTAG
- a CDS encoding DUF4148 domain-containing protein: MKKLIPAVLVATLLAAPVVSFAQSSQSNQPLTRAQVRAELVALENAGYDPLSDRQEYPRNIQAAEARLQAQQAQNAAHGDTSGYGAQAGGTSQAGH, translated from the coding sequence ATGAAAAAGCTGATCCCGGCAGTACTCGTCGCCACGCTTCTGGCCGCTCCCGTTGTTTCGTTCGCGCAGTCTTCGCAGTCGAACCAGCCGCTGACCCGCGCACAAGTGCGTGCGGAACTGGTCGCGCTGGAAAACGCCGGCTATGACCCCCTGAGCGACCGTCAGGAATATCCGCGCAACATCCAGGCAGCCGAAGCGCGCCTGCAAGCGCAACAGGCACAAAATGCGGCGCACGGCGATACGAGCGGCTACGGTGCGCAAGCGGGCGGTACGTCGCAAGCCGGTCACTGA
- a CDS encoding DUF2968 domain-containing protein, with translation MKLLLNRRRALPADGIAHLVRIDRNPSLSADAIVDAPVHDAPAAGPGHAAERPVRPVATLHPMPAMPSQSNGRVAHFADPGEIEWLVEAGAVTPFRVFRAFDYSVSLLFHAKELKYYVALYQDGTPWRALRANDLDAAQGIFHQFEQQAMRLADGQTRRVQLEAQNEQLTKMIAQSEAQAEQLRKALQRSATQEQAVTSRQHQVRREVAQLEAQRVAAQAQLNKVHRQIHQLDLAAHDGVPHLTSR, from the coding sequence TTGAAGCTGCTTCTGAACCGGCGCCGCGCGCTGCCCGCCGATGGCATTGCGCACCTGGTGCGCATCGACCGCAATCCGTCTTTATCGGCCGATGCGATTGTCGATGCGCCGGTGCACGATGCGCCCGCCGCTGGCCCGGGGCACGCGGCCGAACGGCCCGTGCGGCCGGTCGCGACCTTGCATCCGATGCCCGCAATGCCATCGCAGTCGAATGGCCGCGTCGCACACTTCGCCGACCCCGGGGAAATCGAATGGCTCGTCGAAGCCGGCGCGGTAACGCCGTTTCGCGTGTTTCGCGCGTTCGACTATTCGGTGAGCCTGCTGTTTCACGCCAAGGAGTTGAAGTACTACGTCGCGCTGTATCAGGACGGCACCCCCTGGCGTGCTTTGCGAGCGAACGACCTCGATGCGGCGCAAGGCATCTTCCACCAGTTCGAACAGCAGGCGATGCGTCTTGCCGATGGGCAAACGCGGCGCGTGCAGCTCGAAGCGCAGAACGAGCAGTTGACGAAGATGATCGCGCAATCGGAAGCGCAGGCCGAGCAGTTGCGCAAGGCGTTGCAGCGATCGGCGACGCAGGAGCAGGCGGTGACGAGCCGCCAGCATCAGGTACGCCGCGAGGTGGCGCAACTCGAAGCGCAGCGCGTCGCGGCGCAGGCGCAGCTGAACAAGGTGCACCGGCAGATTCATCAACTCGATCTGGCCGCGCACGATGGCGTGCCGCATTTGACGAGCCGATAG